Proteins found in one Hoplias malabaricus isolate fHopMal1 chromosome 17, fHopMal1.hap1, whole genome shotgun sequence genomic segment:
- the LOC136673170 gene encoding monocyte chemotactic protein 1B-like, producing MRNLFVLMMALICSLQLVSSIPVGLRAEDCCTKLSVLNKIPVKHIVSYTVTHSNCPLKAVVLNMASGKRFCVNPDHHWVQSHMKTVDQRNPTTTTATH from the exons ATGAGGAACCTGTTTGTTCTGATGATGGCTCTGATCTGCTCTCTCCAGCTGGTCTCTAGCA TTCCTGTAGGTTTGAGAGCCGAGGACTGCTGTACTAAACTGTCCGTACTGAATAAAATTCCTGTGAAGCACATCGTATCGTACACTGTGACCCACAGCAACTGCCCCCTAAAAGCTGTTGT attaaACATGGCGAGTGGAAAGAGATTCTGTGTGAACCCTGACCATCACTGGGTCCAAAGTCACATGAAAACAGTGGATCAGCGAAACCCAACAACTACAACAGCCACACACTGA